GAATAAAGGATATTTATCCATGCTGGTTGGTGAGAGAAAATCTTTAAAAGCAACGATAAAACCTAACAATGCTACCTTTAAAACAGCAAAATGGAAATCCAGTGATACCTCCATTGCAATTGTTGATGATAATGGAGTGGTTACAGCCATCAAATCAGGAGAAGTAACCATAACAGCAGAAGCAAAGGATAACAGTGGTAAAAAGGCAATTTGCTATGTTACAATTCGTGACCGTCAGCCTGCTACCAGTGTTACCGTAATGGATAAGAAGCTTATCATGGTTCCTGGAGAGCAGAAGACAGTACAGGTCGTAATAAGTCCTGCGACTTCAACAGATAGTCATACTTGGAGTACGGATAATGCTTCCATTGTTCAGGTAGATCGTAAGACAGGAAAGATTGTTGCCAGAGCGACCGGAACAGCAGTAGTAACAGTAATGACTGATTCCGGAAAGACAGCAACAATTGAAGTAACCGTAATTGGTTTAAGCAGAACAAGCTTAACCCTTGAGCAATATACAGAATATGTATTAACGGTAGAAGGTACGAATTCCTCTGTGGGATGGGACATTGATAATCCTAATGTGGCAGTACTTAGGAGAAGTGGTAATAACAGTGTCACAGTCAGTACAAAAGCGACCGGAACAGCAACCATTACAGCTCATGTAAATGGACGTAAGCTGGTATGTAAACTGAAGGTTACTAAGATCAAATAAATCATGAGTTGATTGATATAGGGCTGTTGCATTATATGCTATCAAGTACTATGACTTACCATAATGCACTGTCGGAAGAACATATTACTGCTTTTATATGGATAAGGCAAACTTTTATGTCCGCCTAAGACATATAAAAGCAGTTACTTCCGTCTGTGTGTGAGGTAAGTCATAGTACTTGATGGAACATTATGAAACAGCCCTTTTTCAACAAGATTAGAGTGTCAAAAGTCTAACTAAAAACAGAGAGGTTAATATTGGTGCATATATATTCATCTGTAGTTTTGTGCAGTCTGTATAATAGGCTTTAATATATTCGTAGTTTTCGACAAGGTAGAAAGTTTGGATTGATAAACAAATTTTCCTATGATAGAATGAGAATGAAGGCAGAACGTATGTTTTAACGGAAATCAGAAGGAAATGAGGGATATCATTGCTTGTTAGTCTGCATGTCAAGAATTTTGCTATTATAAATGAAGTAGAAGTATATTTTAAAGACCATCTGAATATATTGACCGGTGAGACTGGAGCAGGAAAATCCATCATTATTGGTTCAGTTAATGCTGCACTTGGTGCGAAGATCAGTAAAGATATGATCCGCAATGGAGCGGATTATGCATTCATAGAATTAGTATTCGAAACTGAGGATAAAGCAGTATTACAGGCTATGAATGAGCTGGATATTCCAATGGATGATAATCAGATTATTATTTCAAGAAAAATCATGTCGGGAAGAAGTATATCCAAGATTAATGGGGAGAATGTTACTGCAGCTGCTTTATCAACCATTGCTGAATTACTGATTGATATCCATGGACAACACGAACACCAGTCATTGCTACATAAATCAAAGCATTTGGAAATCGTGGACCATTTTGCGAAGGACGAAATTGGAGAACTAAAGCAGGAGCTGGAGCAATGCTATAAACGTTATGTGAAAGCGAAACAGGAATTTGATCAGACAGGTATGGATGAAGAGAAACGCTTGCGAGAGATTTCTTTTTTGGAGTATGAGCTGAATGAAATTGAACAGGCTGCGTTGGTCCCAGGAGAAGATGAGGAGCTGACAGCCCGGTACAAAAAACTATCTAACGCTAATACCATATCTGAAGGATTACAGACAGTCTATCAGCTTACCGGATATGAGGCAGCTTCTGCTGGTGATGCGATCGGACGAGCCTTACGTACTCTCATGAAGCTGGCAGAATATGATGAAACTATTCAGGGCTTTTTGAACGAGGTTTCTGATATCGATGGTCTATTAAATGATTTTAACAGGGATTTATCCCAATATTTATCTGCCATGGAGAACCCGGAGGAAGAACTGCATGAGGTTACCAAACGTCTTGATCAGATAAATCATTTAAAAGCAAAGTATGGCAATTCTATAGATCAAATAATTGCATATGGCAAAGAATGTGAGACAAAGCTTGTACAATATCGAGATTATGATGAATACCGAAGCAAGCTTAATAAAATACTAATTCAAGAGGAAGAAAGTCTTAATCGATTATGTGAAACCCTTTCAGAGATTCGAAAAAGAAAGGCAAAGGAGCTTACTCTGAAAATAAAAGAAGCACTGGTTGCATTAAACTTTCTCGATGTTAAATTTGATATAGTATTTGAACAACTTCCGAATTATACCTCCAATGGCTATGATGAGGGGGAATTTATCATATCAACCAATCCGGGAGAAGCTTTAAAACCGCTTTCGAAGGTAGCTTCGGGTGGCGAATTATCCAGAATAATGCTGGGTATAAAATCAGTATTAGCAGATAAGGATGAGATAGAGACTCTGATATTTGATGAAATTGATGTTGGAATCAGCGGAAGAACAGCACAGAAAGTATCCGAACAGCTTTCCACGATAGCAAAACATCATCAAATAATCTGTATCACACATTTAGCACAAATTGCTGCCATGGCAGATACGCATTATATCATTGAAAAGCAAACAGATGGAACAACAACACAGACTATGATTCGGGAGTTGGATAAGGAAGCTTCAATTGACGAATTATCAAGAATTCTCGGTGGTGCAGAGATAACAGATCGTGTTCGTGAAAGTGCAAGAGAGATGAAAGAGCTGGCAGACACTACTAAAAAATACAAACTTTAAAATGAGCAAAATAACGTATTAAAAAAGTGAGGATATACAATACTATGTATATCCTTTTTTGATTGCTCTAATATAGTTATTGCTAGATATATGCAATCATACAGGATTCGTGCATAGAAAAAGGTATGAGGTGAAAGGATGAGGATTAGGAAAAAGTACAGAAAAGTACTAATATACGTATTATTACTTAATATTTTAGTATTATTATTCTTAGTTTATTATAAATTCGTTAGTAGCATTCCTGATGAAATCAAAATTATGGTGGATACGGAAGAAAACTTTGATTTTAATATACCGATGGAAGCCAATATTGAAACAGAAGAGGTTGGTGCTATCAGTGTAAATGATCTAAAGGTACCATCAAATCAGATAAAGATCAATCTAAACGAACCTTTCAGATTAACATCATCTCGAAAAGGAAAATACAGTGTAAATCTAAAACTATTCGGTCTTATCAATTTTAAGAATATATCATTAGATGTAATCGAAGCTTCTGAATTAATACCTTGTGGAAACCCAATTGGAATCTATGTTGAAACAGATGGAATCCTTGTATTAGGAAGTGGAAGAATTACGGGAGAGGATGGGCTTAACTATGAACCGATTACGAACAAACTTAAATCCGGAGATTATATCCTTGCAATAAACAATACTCCTGTTCTCAGAAAAAAAGATTTAATTAATGAAATACAAAATTGTAATGGAAAAGACATTACATTATTAATAAGAAGAAACGAGGAAAAGATAACAGTTCGTGTAACTCCCGTCAGAACGGCAAGCGGTAGTTATAAAATAGGTGCATGGATCAGAGACAATACCCAGGGTATTGGTACTCTGACATTTATTTCACCAGATGGACAATTCGGTGCATTAGGACATGGTATCACAGATATTGATACAGGTTTATTGATGGAGGTAAAGGCTGGGACAATTTATGGGGCGGAGATTATGTCAATTATAAAAGGTAAAGAAGGAGAACCGGGGGAATTAATTGGTATGATCCGGCAAAGTGACAAATATAAGCTCGGAAGTATCACAAATAATACGTATCAGGGCATCTTCGGGAAAATAATAGGATTGAATGAAATCAATAATAACCGAATCATTTCTTCTGAACCTTTGGAGATGGGTCTAAAGCAAGAGGTAGAGCGTGGAAAAGCAACAATTCGATGTACTATCGAGGAAAACGTAGAGGATTATGAAATTGAAATAGAAAGCGTTGACATAAGCAATAGCAATCACAGTAAGGGGATGGTAATTCGAATAACAGATCAAAGACTTCTTGATTTGACAGGGGGAATAGTACAAGGTATGAGTGGAAGCCCAATTATCCAAAATAATAAGATAATAGGTGCAGTTACGCATGTATTTATACAGGATTCAACGAAAGGCTATGGTACATTTATCGAAAACATGGTAAATAATTTAGAATAAAGAATTCTTTTGTTAAAAAAGCGGTCGACGAAATTAGAGTAAAAATATGGAAAATAAATGAAAAATAACAGCAGATAAACTGCTTTTCATAAACAAAAATACAAAATCTTGTGGTTGTATTATTTTTTAGCAATAATCTTTATTTTTCAGTGTCGAATGGTGCGATAAGAAACATTTGATAGTTGGATATGAAGTAGATATAATTCATATATGGCAAAAATTTACAACTGCTAAGATACTATGTGAAACAAAGGAATCAGTGGTACTTCCATCATGCTGTTGATAATTGACTAAATATGTAAAATATTAATAATAAAAGTCATATTATGTTATAC
The nucleotide sequence above comes from Variimorphobacter saccharofermentans. Encoded proteins:
- the recN gene encoding DNA repair protein RecN — encoded protein: MLVSLHVKNFAIINEVEVYFKDHLNILTGETGAGKSIIIGSVNAALGAKISKDMIRNGADYAFIELVFETEDKAVLQAMNELDIPMDDNQIIISRKIMSGRSISKINGENVTAAALSTIAELLIDIHGQHEHQSLLHKSKHLEIVDHFAKDEIGELKQELEQCYKRYVKAKQEFDQTGMDEEKRLREISFLEYELNEIEQAALVPGEDEELTARYKKLSNANTISEGLQTVYQLTGYEAASAGDAIGRALRTLMKLAEYDETIQGFLNEVSDIDGLLNDFNRDLSQYLSAMENPEEELHEVTKRLDQINHLKAKYGNSIDQIIAYGKECETKLVQYRDYDEYRSKLNKILIQEEESLNRLCETLSEIRKRKAKELTLKIKEALVALNFLDVKFDIVFEQLPNYTSNGYDEGEFIISTNPGEALKPLSKVASGGELSRIMLGIKSVLADKDEIETLIFDEIDVGISGRTAQKVSEQLSTIAKHHQIICITHLAQIAAMADTHYIIEKQTDGTTTQTMIRELDKEASIDELSRILGGAEITDRVRESAREMKELADTTKKYKL
- the spoIVB gene encoding SpoIVB peptidase is translated as MRIRKKYRKVLIYVLLLNILVLLFLVYYKFVSSIPDEIKIMVDTEENFDFNIPMEANIETEEVGAISVNDLKVPSNQIKINLNEPFRLTSSRKGKYSVNLKLFGLINFKNISLDVIEASELIPCGNPIGIYVETDGILVLGSGRITGEDGLNYEPITNKLKSGDYILAINNTPVLRKKDLINEIQNCNGKDITLLIRRNEEKITVRVTPVRTASGSYKIGAWIRDNTQGIGTLTFISPDGQFGALGHGITDIDTGLLMEVKAGTIYGAEIMSIIKGKEGEPGELIGMIRQSDKYKLGSITNNTYQGIFGKIIGLNEINNNRIISSEPLEMGLKQEVERGKATIRCTIEENVEDYEIEIESVDISNSNHSKGMVIRITDQRLLDLTGGIVQGMSGSPIIQNNKIIGAVTHVFIQDSTKGYGTFIENMVNNLE